CCCTCTACCCGGAGCGAGAGGGAGTTCACCAGCTCGGTCATCTTCTCGCTGTAGGGGCGGGCATTTTCAATCCGCTCCTGGGACCGGCGCACCTTGGAGGCGGCCACGAGCTTCATGGCACGGGTGATCTGCTGCGTGTTCTTCACGCTGCGGATGCGGCTTTTGTAGTCGCGTAGCGATGCCATCTTGCTTCCTTATCTGGCAGCCGCAGTTGCTTCGACGGCGGTCTTTTCTTTCAGGGTCTTCTTGAATCCCTCGATCGCGGCATCGAGCCGGGTCACGATGTCGTCGGTCAGTTCCTTCTTCTCGGCGATATCGCTCACGACCTTCGGATGGCTGGTGTCCATGAACGCCAGGAATCCCGCTTCGACCTCCTGGACCTTGTTGATCGGAACCTTGTCGAGATGGCCCCGGGTGCCCAGATAGATGGACAAGATCTGCTTTTCGACCGGCACAGGCTGATACTGAAGCTGCTTGAGCAGCTCCGTCAGACGGGAGCCCCGGTTGAGCTGCGCCTGGGTGGCCGCATCGAGTTCCGAGCCGAACTGGGCGAAGGCCGCCATCTCGCGATACTGCGCCAGATCGAGGCGAAGGGTGCCTGCGACCTTTTTCATGGCCTTGTTCTGGGCCGCTCCGCCCACCCGGGAAACCGAAAGGCCCACGTTGATGGCGGGCCGGATGCCCGAATAGAAAAGGCTCGCCTCGAGATAAATCTGCCCGTCCGTGATCGAGATCACGTTCGTCGGAATGTAGGCGGAAACATCGCCCGCCTGGGTTTCGATAATCGGAAGCGCGGTGAGGGAACCGCCGCCCTTCGCGTCATTCAGTTTCGCCGCCCGCTCGAGCAGGCGCGAGTGCAGATAAAAGACATCGCCGGGGTACGCTTCGCGGCCGGGAGGCCGGCGGAGCATGAGCGAGAGCTGGCGGTAGGCGACCGCCTGCTTTGAGAGATCATCGTAAACAACCAGCGCGTGCATGCCGTTGTCGCGGAAATACTCGCCCATGGCACAGCCGGAGTAAGGGGCGATGTACTGGAGGGGAGCCGGGTCGGAAGCCGTCGCCGCGACAATGATCGAATACTCCAGGGCGCCCATCTCTTCCAGTGTGCTGACCACCTGGGCGAGCGTCGAGCGCTTCTGTCCGATGCAAACGTAGATGCAATGCACATCGGTGTTCTTCTGGTTGATGATGGTGTCTACCGCGATGGCCGTCTTGCCGGTCTGGCGGTCGCCGATGATGAGCTCGCGCTGGCCGCGTCCGATCGGGATCATGCCGTCAA
The DNA window shown above is from bacterium and carries:
- the atpA gene encoding F0F1 ATP synthase subunit alpha, giving the protein MQIRAEEISQIIQKEIEGFDASVELAETGSVISVGDGIARIYGLEKCMAGELLEFPNGLFGMALNLETDNVGSVLMGDDQQVKEGDEVRRTGRIVQVPVGKALLGRVVNALGQPIDGKGPIDTQETRNIDVVAPGVIDRQPVKEPLQTGIKAIDGMIPIGRGQRELIIGDRQTGKTAIAVDTIINQKNTDVHCIYVCIGQKRSTLAQVVSTLEEMGALEYSIIVAATASDPAPLQYIAPYSGCAMGEYFRDNGMHALVVYDDLSKQAVAYRQLSLMLRRPPGREAYPGDVFYLHSRLLERAAKLNDAKGGGSLTALPIIETQAGDVSAYIPTNVISITDGQIYLEASLFYSGIRPAINVGLSVSRVGGAAQNKAMKKVAGTLRLDLAQYREMAAFAQFGSELDAATQAQLNRGSRLTELLKQLQYQPVPVEKQILSIYLGTRGHLDKVPINKVQEVEAGFLAFMDTSHPKVVSDIAEKKELTDDIVTRLDAAIEGFKKTLKEKTAVEATAAAR